From the Variovorax paradoxus genome, the window ACGCCAACGAAGAGTCCGCCCACGCCGACCGCATCGCGGAACGCATCGTGCAACTGGGCGGCGAACCCGACTTCGCGCCCGATCACCTGCAACAGCGCAGCCACGCTTCGTACGACGAGTCGACCGACCTGCAGTCGATGGTGCGCGCCAACCTGATCGCCGAACGCATCGCCGTGGAGTCGTACCGCCAGATGATCAACCTGATCGGCGACAAGGACCCGACCACGCGCCGCATGCTCGAGGACATTCTTTCCGACGAGGAAGAGCATGCCGACGAACTGAAGGACTGGCTGGGCCACTGACGAGGCCAGCCTCCAATGAAAAAGCCCGGGACATCCCGGGCTTTTTTGTGGGTCGGGCCACTGCGGCGACCGAACGATCCTGTCGCCGCCGGAGCTCAGCCCTTCACTTCGAGCTGGTTGTCTACCGAGGTCACGCCCTGCACGCCCTTGGCGATCTCTTCGGCACGGGCCTTGGCTGCAGCCGTGGGAGCCGGTCCCTTCAGACTCACGGCACCTGCCTTGGTGTCGACATTGATCTTGATCGCGCTGAGGTCGGGGTCCTTGGCCAGGCCTGCAGAGACGGAGGCCGTGATGGCCGCGTCGTCAACGGTGGCGCTCACTGCGGCACCGGCGTCCTTGGCGGCCTCCTTGACGTTGGCCATGCCTTCCTTCACTTCGGTCGTGGTGCCCGAGGCATCGACCTTCGCCTTGGCTTCTTTCATGGCTTCGCCGGTCTTGGCAGCGGCGGTCTGTGCGGCCTGTTCGGTCTTGGCGACCGCGCTGTCGAGCTTCTCGCCGGCGGTGCGGTTGTCGGACTTGTCGCAGCCGGCCAGCGCCAGCACGGCGCCGGCGGCAACAACGGCCAACCAGGCACGCGAACGCGGCATGGCGGCAAACGGAATGCGAGTGTCTTGTGTCTTGCGCATGGAAACCTCCTGTCGACGCATGTCTGTCGGTCAACCCATGAAAAAGGGGCTGCGGACGCCCGAAGCGGGCGCGCGCAGCCCCCTTTGCCGGATCACAGCTTGTCGGCGCCGTCCTTGATGGCGTCCTTGGTCTTCTCCTTCACGTCGCCGTAGGTCTTCTGGACCTTGCCGGCGGCCTGGTCGGCCAGACCTTCGCCCTGCAGCTTTTCATTGCCGACGACCTTGCCGGCGGCTTCCTTGACCTTGCCCTTGGCTTCCTCGACACGGCCTGCGACTTGATCCTTGTTCATGATGCTTTCCTTCCTTTGAGTGAAATGCGTGGACCCGGAATGAGCCACCGGTTTCAATCTAGGCGCTGGCCGGAAAACGGGAACGCCGCCGGAAGCCCGAAGCGATGTAGGACAACAAGGCTCAGGCAGTGACGATCCATCCTTCAAGCGGATCGACGGCTTTCGGCAGCCCGAACCCGGGGCCGGGACTGTCCGCCCGCAGCAAGCCCCACGCGGCCTGCAGCAGGCACAGCACGGCATCGATGTCGTCGCCGCGCCCATCTGCACACAGCTCCGCGCGCTGCGCCGCGGTGGTGTCCAGCGCGAGGCCCAGGCGTCCGGAGCCGGCTTCAAGTGCAGCCAGCAGGTCGGTGCGGGCGAGCAGCCGCTCGGGTGTCTGTTTCGCGAGGTCATCGCTCTTGTAGCTGCGGCGTCCGACCAGGTCGCGCGCCAGCAGACCCGGGTAGGCCTCCAGTGCCACGCGCCCGGCCTGAGCGCCTTCGTGCAGCCCCGGAATGCGCGCGCCGGCGGCCAGCAGCCGCGGCACGCCCGCGTGGAGCATGTAGGCCACCGGCGGATTGACCCATTTCATCGACGGGCTGGAGCCCGCCGGAAGGTCCGCCGCGCGGTGTGCGAACTTGCCGCCGACGGGGCGGGCCGCGCAGAAGGCGGCGAAGGTGGTTCGGATTTCGGCGCGGCTCAGGCCGGCATAGTGCGCCATCAGCGGCTCCCACGCCGAAGGCCAGCCCAGGTGCTCGACCAGTTCGCGCGGCAGCCCGAAAGGAAAGTCGAAACCGGCGACCCATTCGGGCGTGGTGCACAGCCATTCGCCCCATTCATCGAGCGTGTTGAACCGCTTCAGGCCAGTCAGCCGCACACGGCCGGCGTCGGCCATCTCGCCGGTCGCCACCACGATGGGCTTGCGCCGCGTCGGCGCGCTCGAGAAGTCGCAGCCGAACAGCAGCATGGCTCAGCCCAGGGCCAGCGCCACCACGCCCGCTGCGATGAACAGCGCGCCCAGCACGCGCAGCAGCCGGTCGCCCTCGCGCAGCAGGTGGCCGCCAATCAGCGCAGCGAACAGCATCGAGACCTCGCGCGCCGGTGCGACATGCGAGATCGGCGCCTGCTGCACCGCATACAGCACCAGCACATACGACACGGGACTCACCGTCGCCACCAGCAGCGCGTACTTCCATTGCGCGCGCCACATGCGCACGGTGGTCGCACGGTCCTTCAGCGCGACGGGCGCCAGGAGCACCATGCGCACGAGGTTGCCGAAATAGTCGAGCAGGATGGGCGACATCGCGAGGAACTTGACCGCGTAGCTGTCAGCCACCGTATATGCCGCAATGAAGCCGCCGGTGAGAACCCCGTAGCGGATGCCCTTGTGCACGCGCTCGCGCTGCGCCGGGTCGTGCGCCTTGCGCCACAGCTTCGGCCCGCCGGCCACGAGGAACACGCCCCCCACCACGCCCAGGATGCCTGCCACGCCGACGAGGCTGATCTTCTCGCCGAGGAAAAGCACGGCCACCAGCGACGACAGCAGCGGCCCCGAGCCGCGCGCCAGCGGATAGACCACCGTGAGGTCGGACTTGCGGTAGCCGCGCAGCAGCACGATGAAATAGAAGATGTGGAGCACGGCGCTGAGCACCACGAAGCCCCACTCGTTGAGCCCCCAGCCCGGCACCACGTTCCACCCCAGGGTGATGCCCACGGGCGCCCAGACGAGCATGTTGAACACGCTGGTCTGAAAACTGAAGCGCGCATCGCCGTTCGCCTTCTTGGCGGCGATGTTCCAGGCGGCGTGGATGATCCCGGCCAGCAGGATCAGGGCGAACGCGGAGAGCGGCACCTCGGGCTATGCGAGGCCGTGCGCCACCGGAGTGCCCGGATGCGCGAGCGGCCCCTTCGGGAAGCGCGGACGAGACGAAATGCCGGGCGTGAAAGCCACGTTCTAGTGGCGCCCGACGATGGCGGCGGTGGCCATCAGTTCTTCCAGCAGCGCCAGCGAGACCTTGCCCGATACCGCGTACGGGTTGAGCTCGGGCTTCTCGGAGTACTTCAGCAGCGTCGAGGCGTTGAGCTTCGACAGGTTGACCTGCCCCATGGTCCAGCCGCCGAAGCGGCGTTCGGAGATCTCTTCGTAGTGCAGCAGCACCACGTCCTTGTGGCGCGCGTCACGCTGGATATGGCCGTAGAGCTCGCTGATCGCCATGCGGCCGCCTTCGATGGCCTGCAGGAAGGTGCCGGCGCCATAGCAGAGGATGCCGGTGATGCCGCACGCGGTGTTGTGCGTGCGCGATTGCGAAAGGATCGCTTCGATGGCCTGCGGGCTGGTGTCGACGGCGCGGCTGGCGTAGAGAAGTCGGACCAGCATGGCTCAGCTCTTTCGGGGAAGGAGAGAAAGGAATTCGCGGCGCAGGCTCGGGTCCTTGAGGAACACGCCGCGCATCACGGAATTGATCATCTTGCTGTCCATTTCCTTCACGCCGCGCCAGGCCATGCAGAAATGCTCGGCTTCCATGACCAGCGCGAGCCCGTCGGGCTGCGTCTTTTCCTGGATCAGGTCGGCCAGCTGCACCACGGCTTCTTCCTGGATCTGCGGACGACCCATGACCCATTCGGCCAGGCGCGCGTACTTCGACAGGCCGATCACGTTGGTGTGCTCGTTGGGCATCACGCCGATCCAGAGCTTGCCGATGATCGGGCAGAAATGGTGCGAGCAGGCGCTGCGCACCGTGATCGGGCCGACGATCATCAGCTCGTTCAGGTGCTCGGCGTTGGGGAATTCGGTGAGCGAGGGGCCGGTGACGTAGCGGCCGCGGAACACCTCGTTGACGTACATCTTGGCGACGCGGCGCGCGGTGTTGTCGGTGTTGTGGTCGTTCTCGACGTCGATGACCAGGCTTTCGAGCACGCCCTTCATCTTGACTTCGACCTCGTCGAGCAGCGCCTCGAGCTCGCCGGGCTCGATGAACTCGGCAATGTTGTCGTTGGCATTGAAGCGCTTGCGCGCGGCGGTGATGCGCTCGCGGATCTTCACGGAGACGGGCGTACCCTCGTCATCGTCGTTTCGATCGGGGCGCGGTTCGACGTCGGTTTTCCTCAGCATGGCGGGATCGTACCAGTGAATGACTCCAGGGCATTCGGGCCGCTAGCGCCCGCCCCTTCTTGGAGTGTTGCTATCAATTGAGTAGCGTGAAATCGGCGACCAACGGCAGGTGGTCGGACATGCGGGCCCAGATGGGACCGCGCGGAACCGCGCACGCCATCGGCTGCAGCCTGCGTCCGTAGACGAAGTCCAGCTGCGCCACCGGCAGGCGCGACGGGTACGTGAGCGTGCGCGCACCGCGCAGGTCGCTGGTATCGCGCAGGCCCATGGCATTCATGGCGTAGCGCATGCGCGCGCCCCAGTCGTTGAAGTCGCCCGCGACCACCACGGCTTCGTCCGGCGGCACCTCGCGGTCGATGAACTCGCGCAGGCGGGCGATCTGCCGCACCCGGCTTCCCTTGATGAGCCCCAGGTGCACCACGATGGCGTGCACCGGCTGGCCCTCGACGTCGATCACCACGTGCAGCAGCCCGCGCTGCTCGAAGCGGTGGTCGGAAATGTCCTGGTGGCTGGTCCGGATCACCGGCCAGCGCGTAAGCAGGGCGTTGCCGTGTTCGCCGTGCCGCGTGACGGCATTGGTCTCGTAGACGGCGGTGTAGCCCTCGGGTGCGAGGAAATCGGCCTGCGGCAGTTCGGGCCAGCGGGCGAAGCGCGCCGCGGCCTGCCGGTTCATCTTGCGCACCTCCTGGAGGCAGACGATGTCCGCGTCGAGCTGCTCGATGGCGTGGCCGAGGTTGTGGATCTCCAGGCGCCGCGCGGGCCCGATGCCCTGCACGCCCTTGTGGATGTTGTAGGTGGCCACACGCAGATGCTGCGCTGCCGAGGATGCTGCTGCGGTTGCCGGCTGGTTCATCGCACAAATTCTGGCAGCAACAGGATGGCTTCGGCGTTCGATGGGGAAAAACAGGCATCGGCCGCCTCGCGGTATGGCAGCCATCGCCAGTCGGTGTGCTCGCGCGGGTCGAGAACGGGCGTGAGGCGATCGGGTACGCACAGGCCAAACAGATGTTCGGTGTTGCGGGTCACGCCGGGCGCGTAGCGGGCCCGCCAACGCGGATAGATCTCGTAGACATTGCGC encodes:
- a CDS encoding ferritin-like domain-containing protein, which produces MKADVSSSKDQAHKHLELDQRGLDAARNSLDEGAVTPSYGPWRDDVVKLLNDALATELVCVLRYKRHYFTANGVESPAIADEFLVHANEESAHADRIAERIVQLGGEPDFAPDHLQQRSHASYDESTDLQSMVRANLIAERIAVESYRQMINLIGDKDPTTRRMLEDILSDEEEHADELKDWLGH
- a CDS encoding BON domain-containing protein; its protein translation is MRKTQDTRIPFAAMPRSRAWLAVVAAGAVLALAGCDKSDNRTAGEKLDSAVAKTEQAAQTAAAKTGEAMKEAKAKVDASGTTTEVKEGMANVKEAAKDAGAAVSATVDDAAITASVSAGLAKDPDLSAIKINVDTKAGAVSLKGPAPTAAAKARAEEIAKGVQGVTSVDNQLEVKG
- a CDS encoding CsbD family protein — its product is MNKDQVAGRVEEAKGKVKEAAGKVVGNEKLQGEGLADQAAGKVQKTYGDVKEKTKDAIKDGADKL
- a CDS encoding DUF429 domain-containing protein — encoded protein: MLLFGCDFSSAPTRRKPIVVATGEMADAGRVRLTGLKRFNTLDEWGEWLCTTPEWVAGFDFPFGLPRELVEHLGWPSAWEPLMAHYAGLSRAEIRTTFAAFCAARPVGGKFAHRAADLPAGSSPSMKWVNPPVAYMLHAGVPRLLAAGARIPGLHEGAQAGRVALEAYPGLLARDLVGRRSYKSDDLAKQTPERLLARTDLLAALEAGSGRLGLALDTTAAQRAELCADGRGDDIDAVLCLLQAAWGLLRADSPGPGFGLPKAVDPLEGWIVTA
- a CDS encoding DMT family transporter — its product is MPLSAFALILLAGIIHAAWNIAAKKANGDARFSFQTSVFNMLVWAPVGITLGWNVVPGWGLNEWGFVVLSAVLHIFYFIVLLRGYRKSDLTVVYPLARGSGPLLSSLVAVLFLGEKISLVGVAGILGVVGGVFLVAGGPKLWRKAHDPAQRERVHKGIRYGVLTGGFIAAYTVADSYAVKFLAMSPILLDYFGNLVRMVLLAPVALKDRATTVRMWRAQWKYALLVATVSPVSYVLVLYAVQQAPISHVAPAREVSMLFAALIGGHLLREGDRLLRVLGALFIAAGVVALALG
- a CDS encoding BLUF domain-containing protein, translated to MLVRLLYASRAVDTSPQAIEAILSQSRTHNTACGITGILCYGAGTFLQAIEGGRMAISELYGHIQRDARHKDVVLLHYEEISERRFGGWTMGQVNLSKLNASTLLKYSEKPELNPYAVSGKVSLALLEELMATAAIVGRH
- the folE gene encoding GTP cyclohydrolase I; protein product: MLRKTDVEPRPDRNDDDEGTPVSVKIRERITAARKRFNANDNIAEFIEPGELEALLDEVEVKMKGVLESLVIDVENDHNTDNTARRVAKMYVNEVFRGRYVTGPSLTEFPNAEHLNELMIVGPITVRSACSHHFCPIIGKLWIGVMPNEHTNVIGLSKYARLAEWVMGRPQIQEEAVVQLADLIQEKTQPDGLALVMEAEHFCMAWRGVKEMDSKMINSVMRGVFLKDPSLRREFLSLLPRKS
- a CDS encoding endonuclease/exonuclease/phosphatase family protein, whose amino-acid sequence is MNQPATAAASSAAQHLRVATYNIHKGVQGIGPARRLEIHNLGHAIEQLDADIVCLQEVRKMNRQAAARFARWPELPQADFLAPEGYTAVYETNAVTRHGEHGNALLTRWPVIRTSHQDISDHRFEQRGLLHVVIDVEGQPVHAIVVHLGLIKGSRVRQIARLREFIDREVPPDEAVVVAGDFNDWGARMRYAMNAMGLRDTSDLRGARTLTYPSRLPVAQLDFVYGRRLQPMACAVPRGPIWARMSDHLPLVADFTLLN